The proteins below come from a single Nocardiopsis gilva YIM 90087 genomic window:
- a CDS encoding phosphoglyceromutase: MGTLVLLRHGESVWNAEGLFTGWVDVDLSATGEEEARRGGKLLHEADLRPDIVHTSVLKRAIRTANLALEAADLHWLPVRRSWRLNERHYGALQGKDKAQTREEYGDEQFMVWRRSYDTPPPPIADNDPYSQVGERRYAELPTELMPRTECLADVVDRMLPYWYDQIVPDLAAGRTVLVAAHGNSLRALVKHLDGIDDATIAGLNIPTGIPLVYELNDDFTPRKTGGEYLDPEAAKDAIEAVKNQGKK; the protein is encoded by the coding sequence ATGGGGACTCTGGTTCTACTTCGACACGGCGAAAGCGTCTGGAACGCCGAAGGACTGTTCACCGGCTGGGTGGACGTCGACCTTTCGGCAACGGGTGAGGAGGAGGCGCGCAGGGGCGGCAAGCTGCTGCACGAGGCCGACCTTCGCCCCGACATCGTGCACACGTCGGTACTCAAGCGCGCGATCCGCACGGCCAACCTCGCCCTTGAGGCCGCCGACCTGCACTGGCTTCCGGTGCGGCGCTCCTGGCGGCTCAACGAGCGCCACTACGGCGCGCTCCAGGGCAAGGACAAGGCCCAGACGCGCGAGGAGTACGGCGACGAGCAGTTCATGGTCTGGCGCCGCTCGTATGACACGCCCCCGCCGCCGATCGCCGACAACGACCCCTACTCCCAGGTGGGCGAGCGCCGCTACGCGGAGCTCCCGACCGAGCTGATGCCGCGCACGGAGTGCCTGGCCGACGTCGTCGACCGCATGCTGCCGTACTGGTACGACCAGATCGTGCCGGACCTGGCCGCCGGGCGCACCGTCCTGGTCGCGGCGCACGGCAACTCGCTGCGCGCGCTGGTCAAGCACCTGGACGGGATCGACGACGCGACCATCGCCGGGCTCAACATCCCGACCGGCATCCCCCTCGTCTACGAGCTCAACGACGACTTCACGCCGCGCAAGACCGGTGGCGAGTACCTCGACCCCGAGGCCGCCAAGGACGCGATCGAAGCCGTGAAGAACCAGGGCAAGAAGTAG
- a CDS encoding YbjN domain-containing protein — protein MPTQHQADAITAIETAVKEAELEFERPRPEAFLISLPGVRKLKTLVWLNVGEHSLLVKTFFCRRPDENEGGFYRWLLQLNEDMYGMAFSADDNGDVYITGRMPLAAVTPHEVDRLLGCVLTYSDENFNAALERGFASSIRKEWAWRESSGYSLRNLEAFRHLIESPGPG, from the coding sequence ATGCCGACGCAGCACCAGGCCGACGCCATCACCGCGATCGAGACCGCGGTCAAGGAGGCGGAGCTCGAGTTCGAGCGTCCGCGCCCCGAAGCGTTCCTGATCTCCCTGCCCGGCGTGCGCAAGCTCAAGACGCTGGTCTGGTTGAACGTCGGAGAGCACAGTCTCCTGGTGAAGACGTTCTTCTGCCGTCGGCCCGACGAGAACGAGGGCGGGTTCTACCGCTGGCTGCTGCAGCTGAACGAGGACATGTACGGCATGGCCTTCTCCGCTGATGACAACGGGGACGTCTACATCACCGGCCGAATGCCGCTGGCCGCCGTCACTCCGCACGAGGTGGACCGGCTGCTGGGCTGCGTGCTCACCTACTCCGACGAGAACTTCAACGCGGCTCTGGAGCGCGGGTTCGCCTCCTCGATCCGCAAGGAGTGGGCCTGGCGCGAGAGCAGCGGGTACAGCCTGCGCAACCTGGAGGCCTTCCGGCACCTGATCGAGAGCCCGGGGCCCGGGTAA